A genome region from Rhizobium favelukesii includes the following:
- a CDS encoding creatininase family protein produces MATPFYWNELNTYDFAGLSADTTIAILPIASTEQHGPHLPIATDVAIANGMLAELRRQRRDDLDILVLPTQEIGKANEHIYGPGTLSLSAELLIPIWTALGAKVADAGVRKMVIVNSHGGNVDIMSIVARELRVRYQMAVVSTQWGRFGTPDGMISDHESRYGIHGGEVETSLMLHFRPDLVRMDKAQNFASKAEWMREQSKYIQPLPPHSLAWIAHDLNPNGVVGDASRGTLEKGEAICRHQVRGFIELLYDLKRYSLTNLYSR; encoded by the coding sequence ATGGCGACGCCATTCTATTGGAACGAGCTCAACACCTATGACTTTGCCGGGCTCTCGGCCGATACAACCATTGCCATTCTTCCAATCGCCTCGACCGAACAACACGGGCCGCATCTTCCGATCGCAACCGATGTGGCGATCGCAAACGGCATGCTTGCGGAGCTTCGCCGCCAGCGGCGTGATGATCTCGATATACTGGTGTTACCGACACAGGAAATCGGCAAGGCCAACGAGCATATCTATGGACCGGGAACGCTCTCGCTTTCTGCCGAATTGTTGATTCCCATTTGGACAGCACTCGGCGCCAAAGTTGCCGACGCCGGGGTCCGCAAAATGGTGATCGTCAATTCGCACGGCGGCAATGTCGACATCATGAGCATCGTCGCGCGAGAGCTGCGCGTACGCTACCAGATGGCGGTCGTCTCGACCCAATGGGGCCGTTTCGGAACTCCAGACGGCATGATCAGCGACCACGAATCCAGATATGGCATCCACGGGGGTGAGGTCGAAACGTCCTTGATGCTGCATTTCAGGCCGGATCTCGTCCGCATGGACAAGGCACAGAACTTCGCATCCAAGGCTGAATGGATGCGCGAGCAGTCGAAATACATTCAGCCGCTGCCGCCGCACTCGCTGGCTTGGATCGCGCATGATCTCAATCCCAACGGTGTCGTGGGCGACGCATCGCGCGGCACGCTGGAGAAAGGGGAAGCGATCTGCCGCCATCAGGTGCGGGGTTTCATAGAACTTCTGTACGACCTGAAGCGCTATTCGCTCACCAATCTCTATTCACGCTAG
- a CDS encoding LysR family transcriptional regulator, whose product MLHSRKLLYINEIARSGSIRKAAARLNVASSAINRQILALEAEIGAPLFERLPRGLRLTAAGELCIEHIREVLKNYDRLEGRIRSLKMQQAGKVRLVTTVGLASGPLAEIIARFQSEHPRVFFQIRNDAGTTTVNPVLSGDVDIGLGFNIPATPGIRTLGNFDIPIGVVLPSGHRLVGHGPISLGDIVQERLVLAQPGTSLRDVINLALARLDVSVEPVLESNASEMLKKLVKCGAGLTLLNPLDVITECRAGELVFRPIAEPHGRHQPMKLFARARAPLDSATSLFVEYLLAELAGLVQELQAKGHIAPDRPSAT is encoded by the coding sequence ATGCTGCATTCCAGGAAGCTGCTTTACATCAACGAGATCGCCCGCAGTGGTTCTATCCGCAAGGCCGCGGCGCGCTTGAACGTTGCGTCATCTGCGATCAACCGGCAAATTCTGGCACTCGAGGCGGAAATCGGGGCGCCGCTCTTTGAACGCTTACCGCGGGGCCTGCGCCTAACGGCGGCCGGCGAGCTCTGCATCGAGCATATTCGGGAGGTTCTGAAGAACTACGATCGGCTGGAGGGCCGGATCAGGAGTCTGAAGATGCAGCAGGCTGGCAAGGTGAGATTGGTGACGACCGTCGGCCTCGCGTCAGGACCGCTCGCGGAAATCATCGCACGGTTCCAGTCGGAGCATCCGCGCGTCTTTTTCCAGATCAGGAACGATGCGGGCACGACGACGGTCAATCCGGTGCTCTCGGGCGACGTCGATATCGGCCTCGGCTTCAACATTCCGGCGACACCAGGAATTCGTACGCTCGGCAACTTCGATATCCCGATCGGCGTCGTGCTGCCGTCCGGACATCGCCTCGTAGGGCACGGTCCGATCAGCCTGGGCGACATCGTGCAGGAACGATTGGTGTTAGCGCAGCCTGGCACCAGCCTTCGTGACGTCATCAACCTGGCGCTCGCGCGGCTCGATGTTTCGGTAGAACCGGTTCTCGAAAGCAATGCGTCTGAGATGTTGAAGAAGCTCGTAAAATGCGGGGCAGGGCTGACCTTGCTCAATCCGCTCGACGTCATCACCGAGTGCCGCGCCGGCGAACTTGTCTTTCGGCCAATTGCCGAGCCTCATGGCAGGCACCAGCCGATGAAGCTCTTCGCCCGCGCCCGCGCGCCACTCGATTCGGCAACCAGCCTGTTTGTCGAATATCTGCTGGCCGAGCTTGCCGGGCTGGTTCAGGAGTTGCAGGCCAAGGGGCACATTGCTCCGGATAGGCCGTCTGCGACCTGA